TTTGTGGAAACACGACTTTGGAATCATTTTATTTGTGTGggtttgcttttttttttcttttacatttttttaattgtaatggttttttatattttttttatttgttttgcgTGAGGTTTGGTATCTTTTTTGCTACTTTTGTAATTACATTGTGGTTTAGATTTTGTGCTTTAACgaagaaatttattatttacacatatCGCAGATTCGAACTCGAACCTACTAAGCATTACTTTCAATGGCCACAGCGTTTTACTCACTGAGCCAAAccgtgatttaaaaaaatacattctgTTCCAAGGAtaggtgtaattaattaaaacttgttttggaggagatacgtaaaatACGCAAACAAATGTAGTagcattaattataaattatctaactcagtttaattagtaaacagggttacatcaggtggttaaaatcactaCCGAAAGTACCAActaactttacataccatcgagtaaacattctagaagtaactagcgacttacgtaaatttatacaACTGTTATTAACTGTCTATTAAGACCTCAATCAAAAGTATATCAGTTGATGCTTGTGCTATCATCTGTAGTTGATGTAAGCCCCATTTAGATATGAATAATGAAAACTCTCTTATGGTGCTCTTTTAATCATCATCACTGTCTTCTTGAGACTGTTGTAATTATGGAAATGGAGCCAGAAGATGCTTCTCATATCATCTGTACCTGGTGTAGTGTACAGCCCATTCAGGTTTGAATAAGAGCAGTCTTTGTACCACCAAGCACCATTGAATCTCTCAGCACAGTTTGCATTGCTTAGCTTATCATTATCTCTAtcatacgttgtaaattgttgaCCACTGTGGAATGACGGCAGTAAAGAATCacctaaacaaaaacaattatagaTCATCTGTTTTCTaataaatctttaaattaaaattcatttttaaatatttgtttttctagatattataaaaaaattgatataaaagggaaaatattaattatacaatataccCTACAAttcataattatgttataattgatttaattttgtttctaaAATTGTATGCTATTACATTAAATCATAacacaatataatattttttttcatttatttatatctcATATCAtagtctattttaatattttattttatatattttgtttgtcatATAGTTATACTTTAAATGCAATGCATTTCAATAATGAAGAAAATACGTAGTTGTGAAAAATTTTGAAGTGGAAGGCCATTCAAAAATTTAGTTTAGATTAGGATTATTTTTGCATGTGATTCAATTCAATACTATTATTAGAATTGTTTTGTTCTATTTTCAGAAGTTTTTAGAAGCTTTTCTTTAACATTTGTCCAACGTATGTTGCATAatacactgtacagtatatatgcaGTTATTTTTGAAATggtttattttttgaaaatgtttggTTTTAACAACTATCAAATTACGTAGAAACCGAAAACAGCTACAGATTATTATTGTCTCACTTGCATGTCAGTTTCGCAGTTAGTTTATTGGAAGATTTGTGATtctaaaaatgattaaaaaaatatagaaacatttttaaaatttactactGTAGTACTGCAAATACAAAATGTAGGCTAGACCTTAGGCCCGCTGTATGGGCCTCAgctataatatacagtatgttaataTGGTAGCTCGTCTAGGCCCCTAGAAAACATTTGTCAACACTTTTATACTTGACATTTGtgattcaaatataaaataatttaagctACATTAGGCCTAGAATAAAATGGAATTGGAGAAATATCAACACGCGAAAACCTCAATAAAGTAGTTAATATCAAATCATTCTGTATGCGAAAATATGGCCATTTACAGTTTCTTTCTAAATTTCTAACCTAAATAAGTTACAAATACTTTGCTGAAATATAATTTCTATCTTTttacttcatattttttacaatatttgcaaatagtaaaataacaaaattgttCCCATAGCTATATTGGATGGAGAGTTTATTGATTTGAAAACACTAGAAAATTGCCAACTtgattaataatactattacatTTTAACCGGTGTTCCTCATTTAtctatttcatttgtttgttcATGCTACAAATTATATAGTAATTAAGGAACCTTGTCAATAGATTTTATGGATTTTCCAATTTGACTAAAATACCATTTGACAATAATTTCGCTCTTATGAAAGTTTTGGAACATTAGTATTATAATGTGATGATTATCATTGTCAACCTGAACGTTTCCACAGCCGTGTAAAGGCTATATTCTCTATATTCAGTGTTTTCTTTCCCTGGCACTGTTTTAGTAATGAATTAGTGAGCTGTGGCGATGATGTTAGATTACttataataaatttgaataaactGTATACTTACCGTCCAACCTCCATCTTTCCTCATGTCACAGTACAAACTAAACTCTCCATCACATGACTGTATCACATATTCACCACTATCAGCAGAaggattattttgtaaaatgtcacCACAGTCCCTCataaaactctttaaaaaaagtttctgATATAAAAAAGATCACTGATATATAGGTAAAATGAAGTGTTagatatataaaattatttatagtttttgCCTAGTTTTCTCATTTATAGATTAAGATCATTTTAGTCGcatgcaacgcgactctacaatAATAACGATAACCATAACCATAACGATAACGATAACCATAACCATAACGATAACGATAACCATAACCATAACGATAACGATAACCATAACCATAACGATAACGATAACCATAACCATAACGATAACGATAACCATAACCATAACGAAAACGATAAAGATAACCGATAACCGACAACCGATAGACGATAGACGATAGACGAAAGACGATAGACGACAGCCGACAAACGAAAATCGACAAccacaacaacaataataatataccacatttatatagcgcccttttcatgaataaatatgctcaaaggcgcttaacaaatagttcattcttatatagcgcattgTTAGAAGAAATGCGCTGCACATttttaccccggtcattttttggatcaaacacgtatagAAACATACTTCCATGATATTTGCAACTAGTACTTAGCGCAAGGTTGTGTCTTCATCTAACCGGTACcgcccatttatacacctgggtggagagaggcaaatgtaagtactATCTTGCCTAAccacgatctcacgatcagtaatccaacGCCCAATTCACTGCGTCACACGCCCCTATAACTCTATAGCTCAATATGTCGGTCGGTAGAtgaactcaaatttgcgcacccTACTGCATATGGCATTGTTCTAGTCAATGTTTAGTTTTTAATGTGGGCGATCTGAATGATATCGGTGTCGTTGACTCCAATAGAACTCTCCCTCCTATTACTTTaatagattttttttgtttcatcCATACACATGAAACAACGAAACCGCaagattttatttcaattcttTGAGAAAAGAGCTTGTATCTATAGAGgaaattcaatttcaaattgcaaaaCTAATATAATGGGCAAACATTTGATGTGAACTTTCATATAGAATGAATGAAGATAGAAGTTTCCAAAATTGTATACTTACTTTCGGAATTGGTGCCCAGGACCTGAAGGAAAATACcattaatttgtaattaataGACAACAAATAGACAATTacagtaaaacaaattaaaagtcTAAATCTGACTGGCTACAGATTTACACACTTTTTTATCGAAACATCTGTAAATctaataaaacaatttgtaataTGTTGATGTTTAGTTGAATCATAATATTACTGCAGTTGTTCATTTCATCAGTACACTAATCAGTTATGATATACTTATATCACTCACCTTTTCGATGTAAAAAAATTCATACGCTTTGTTGTTTTCAATTGTTGCTTTTTCCATTTCCATTCGCTGCCAGCTGATTTGACACACACGATCTTTCTGGTTATAATTGACTGACAAGCAATAACATTTGTCGGAACATTCCAGCAAGCAATTTACACGGCTAATATTTTTCAACTCGTAACTCCAACTAGTTTCAAGAGCCTGCTCTCGGATAACTGTATAGAATGAATTGCTCGAAAGAACACTGATGACAAAAGGCAAAAAAAAGACAACCAAAATAGTAGGCATTCTGACGTTTTTAGAAATACGTATTGACCAATGAAACTAAGTTGCCTTCAAATGCACGTACGCTGTATTTGTGGTAACTAGTAACTATATTTTCATCTAATATATATGATGTTCCATCCAAGTAGAGCTCTGTCTGCACCAATCAAATAGTAATAAAATTACAcgatttacataataataagaGAAAATAACCAATAAGTGCGCATGGTAAGTTATTAACAAAACAACCAGGCCCAATCACAACGCACCAATTTGTCctctataatatataataattatccgATTTGAGTGAGATAATTATCggtgaatttttttttagtagaattggtttatcggttaatttttatcggtaaattatcggttaattttttgCTGCAGAAACACGgccaaaattattaattatttctccATAATTATAGAAAGGGTACTTAAGAATATAATATggaaattgttttataatattatcaacAAGTGGGTTTAATCAAgttcttgtttatttttcaaaGGCCTTCTCGGATTTTGGAATGTTGATCAACATCGGCAAACAGTAATCCTGGCTCAGGGCGCAGATGAAGAACCACCTTATGGTAAACCCTTAGAAGTGGTAATTACTGGTACAACTGATATATTTACGATGCTTAGAAAACTGCGCTTACGTTGGTCTGGTCATTATTCGGCAGGAAGATTACcatctacaaaaaaaatattttctacgGTGAACTGGCTATCGACCACGCACGTCCAAAATTCCGCTTTAAAGATATTATTAAGCGTGAtctgttttcttttaaaattttcaCTGGTTCTTGGGAAACTCTCACCTCCAACCAAACATCCTGGCGTTCTAAATTAGTAACTGGTCATCAATTATTTCCCAATGCATATGTTGCTGAATGTGAAAGGATTCGTAGTATTCGTCACCAATAGAGTAGTTTAAAACCTAATTGCAGATGTTGataaaattactgtatacacaaatattttaacaaataaatgaactcaACAGAACTTATCCGTAGCAGAGttagttaaataatatttttgacgGGATTGGGCCATATATTGATAGTAATTTCTGCTAAATATAGAAAATGGtcaagaaaaaaaattgatgcTCTTAAACAGCCCCTTTGTTCAACATATTACATATTCAACAGTAATTGAGAGCAACAAATAGTCAAATTATTCAACCGTTtagtttgtctttttataagtgaaaaccgtatgtttttattttttctctacggaagtgattaacttttaaaacaacaaaatggcctaccaaaatctgattttattaatcttaatttgttCATGGTTGCACCGTAAACCTATGTACTGACTTAATTACATTACGTTACGTTTGAAACAGCCATTTTACATTtatacatcttttttttgtcttgtgcgaggtcgtcccacttttattataattctcTGTTTtatatgatatattatatataaaaataaaggtacatttgtaacaattaaatatttgtatgaaTATTTCTCTTTCTATTATATTTTACTACGATTCTTACAGTGTTAAAAGTAGTTAAAATgcatatttacataaaaagatgattgatttcaatataaaaccatatgcttttatttacaattttaaagaagatgttaattaaaatataaagataaaaaatgataataaaagacTATAAACTGTCATAATTGTACTTATAAAATCTTGTTCgtgttcgagtagagaggctataaactcagaggaggaatataaaatatcctCCATTGTCATCAAGACAAAAAGGATGAGATGAAAAAAGAGGATTGCAAAAGTTGAAAAATAGATAATAAGGAAAATAGCATggaatatttaatgaaaaccaaaaggttagagtccatacactgtgcaagtccaagatgccATTTTGGCcctgtgtgtatgtgagacgcttcaaACCCGATGTCATcttataatactactgtatacaatttgtaattgataaataaacaaaaaacaatattgcattttagaaaatgtaaaaaaaaacacttcatACAACTTATATTCATGCTATCAATTGTAGCAGAGTTTTCTTTTTTGCATACCATTTACGTTGTGCCTTAATTAAGTTACACATAGTGTTAATTTTCTATTAGATTTTTCACTTCAGCAGTGAAAAGAATCCAgatcttttttttatcatctttatCTTTTCTTCCAGCATTGGATATTATGTGTACCTTGTatatacagaataaaaacagagaaatcaattcatttacaatattgtttttgttcctgtaacaattttaaaccaAGTAATATTATCTTCAGCTCAAAAGCAATTAGCCAGCACATCTTTAAATTTGTGCCATGTCCATTGAATGGCATTGCATTCAAACACCATGTGCTGTTCACTTTCTATCTGATTTATacaattgtcacataaattgTTTTCTGTTAAATTCAATAGTTACACGGAAATATACGATGTAGGAGTTTAAAGTTGAATTGAGCAATTTTAACTATAATGTTTCATCTTGTATACCTTATAATATCATACTTTATTCCAATCTATTTCTACGTTATTTAGTTaacatttacattttcttttagTACAGGCTATATGTGACATTTATCCTATGTAaccttgaaaaaattctaataaaaggtcttttggtattttcttgtagctttaggtgtgaataaataccaaaaaatttttgcagccttctagttgctgcgttagtgagatattgagggtcaaaggtcagtgacctttttgtggcatttgatggcTCATAACCCCTCAATTCctgggtttaaaaagacaaCTGTGGTGTCTACATCTATGTTTTAgtggtcaaacaacaaaataaagattttgcaaatttcgggttacttgtgccattggtcagatagtcgggtcaaaggtcattgacctttattcattaataactactaCTAGTTTAGGACCTGGGTACgatttgtatgcattcaatttaggagagaatatctcaactgttataggataattagACCCCAAGGAACAACATGGGATATGTGCCAAATTCGTtatcggggggggggggggcgaacatgcccaaaatcggggtcaaaggttagaaatgtgtggttcttatatctcgacaaccaaatcatacagatttgcttttggtgtcaaattgttcagaaaatacatatttatattcagtctaacacAACGTTTAccccaaaaatgaccggaaatgcttttactgacctttgaacAAACTTACTTACTTAATGTCATCCCACTATTAAGAGGGTGCCATGATAATTTGTCTCCACACATCTCTATCAAGCATGCTCTTTCTCAGTTCACTCAGGTCTAGTTTGGTATCTTTCAACAGAATGTCGAGCGAAGTCAGTTGAGGTCTGCCCACTTTCCTTTACTCTTCTGGTTCCCAAAGGAGAACTCTTGAGGCAGGCTCAGAGCTTCTCATAACATGACCGGCAAGGCCCATGCGACGTCTTTGAATGATGGTCGTAAGACGGGGAAGGTTGGCATATAGTGTCTTGTTGGTGGCGTGTGAGGACCATGGGATGTTTTGGACTTTCCTCAGCATGCGGGTGTATGCTCCATCCAATGATTTTGAGAGCGATGAAGTAAGACTCCATGTCTCACAGCCGTAAAGAAGAATGGCTTCAACTGTTGACTTAAAGAGGCGGATTTTTGTGGACTTGTTGATACGAGATGCCCATATTTTTGAAAGACTGTTTAGCGCACCCCATGCTTGACCAAGTCTTGCTTCGACATCATGGTTAGTGGATGAACAGTAGCTTCCGAGGTACTTGAAATCCTCTACTTGTTCTATTGCTGATCCATCCAGTGCGAGAGTTATAGAAGGTGATGAGGGGTTTAAATGTATGAATTGAGTCTTCTTGATGTTTAAGTATAAACCTATAGCTTGTGTGGCTTGTTGAATTCTGTGCAGTAGATTTTCGGCAGCATGTATGGAATCTTCAAGAATGGCGATGTCATCGGCAAAGTCCAGGTCTGGTAGTACTTCAGCTGGATGTCTTCTACTACGGCGGAGGGTGAGACCGTCTGATGATGTAGTTGCTGATCGCACTACATAGTCAAGGCAGACAATAAACAAGAATGGAGCAAGAGGGTCTCCTTGAACTACGCCAGAGTCGATGTTGAAGCAATCAGTCTCACCATCTGAAGTCAGGACAACTGCTGATGTATTGATATACATTACTCTGATGGCTTCTACAATTTTATGAGGGATGCCGTATGCTAAGAGGATCTTCATCATGATGTTGCGATTGATGGAATTGAAGGCTTTGCGAAACTCAATAAAGATAATGACTGCCTCTTTGTGATGGTTCTTAACCTCTTCAACAATTCTCCTCAGTGCAAGAATGTGCGTAGTTGTTGATCGTGCCTGACGAAAGCCATTCTGGTTGGGGCGTAAAACTTCATTAATCACAGGACGTATCCTATTTAAAATCAGGCGATTGTAGATATTTGCAGCCAATTGTGATAATGAAATACCCCTCTAGTTATCTGGTTTTGAAAGATCACCTTTTTTCGGGATATGAACGAAATTCCCCATTCTGATGGCCTGTTTCCATCAAGAATTTGATTGCAGAAAGAAGTGAGAGCTTTCTGGGTGCCAGGTAATTTCCATATTTCGATGGGAAGACCGTCAAGACCAGGTGCTTTGCCAGATTTCATCTGTTTGCAGGCAATTGACACCTCAGCCTCGGAGAACCTCTCAGAGCTTATCTGGTGGTTAAGTTGAAGATTTTGACGATATCCATGTCATCTACCACTGAAGTCTCCACCGATAGTAGTTTGTGGAAGTGAGTTTTCCATGCTAGAAGACGATCCTCTCCCATGATGCAGGCACTTTGAGATCTCTTCCCTGAGAGTTGTTTGACAAGTTGCCATGCAGATCTTAAGCTGTTGGCCGATGCTGGTTGATcgaaaaaaatgaccaaaaaacacattttctggttaaattattctttaaaatgtcaatggacacactgtatggtataaaatggaagcatatacaatatgctacccattgctacccaacttgtattgacatttttaattaggaatataactttatggaaaatgtgcataattGACTTcagtatttagaattattattaatttatctttatcaaCTGGTACGACCTTTCCTGATGATTTGAAGTTGGGTCtagttacatttattttaaagaaacctTCACTGGATCATACTTGCatggcaaattttcgatctatttctaatgtcgcttttttatttaattgatcCTTGAGAAATGCGTTGCTTTAGATCTCATACATTT
This is a stretch of genomic DNA from Antedon mediterranea chromosome 3, ecAntMedi1.1, whole genome shotgun sequence. It encodes these proteins:
- the LOC140044223 gene encoding techylectin-5B-like, with the translated sequence MEKATIENNKAYEFFYIEKKLFLKSFMRDCGDILQNNPSADSGEYVIQSCDGEFSLYCDMRKDGGWTNHKSSNKLTAKLTCDSLLPSFHSGQQFTTYDRDNDKLSNANCAERFNGAWWYKDCSYSNLNGLYTTPGTDDMRSIFWLHFHNYNSLKKTVMMIKRAP